In Labrus bergylta chromosome 1, fLabBer1.1, whole genome shotgun sequence, one genomic interval encodes:
- the zgc:66455 gene encoding uncharacterized protein zgc:66455 isoform X2 produces MQQRKNYGFKIQLLIFLLIFWKHCNSQMHSEEDNTSPEGPEAEGGAFFALRSCHQMLQGYSGEFFSPDYLCSNPPLWCNWTIKVDPGKRIHLHLEDLTPDDTCHLKQDQVHVDEPVGLFPGHKVLQKCWKEAKFTSFSNTLYVVLLIGGRPGSPYRGFTGRYQAFGPPVFYDPLQEFTLRNRKLEPSAGANEFEMNREHVESDSQDYSQRVNPDQIYDYYDQHADMTPELPWEEKEQTDNEPLSFTQVDEHQQRALVNYSHIHPITAGPTVLTSTQESSRSGRGADSSDQSEPAESSQHNQISQPTRTPTTIQMNIETDSKQPEEAAVSEEENRKVVSVALDQPPPPSEGPEPEEPEPTHRHPNMVEQLSDHRGNYNSRNHSEIAHLPGDHLFEVAVEVHFQQDLEESSEKLSMSLQQPIKALVIKKLEALHSLLSVSFKRVKRISVGALCILWLQIRQRPGDLQLRRAVDSLQQLTTTPINIRGRAEIGVIMSMSIADVNECGTQLVMCDVNADCKNHFGTYECRCRSGFRDASRVGTGGSVCADVKEAAASSCCCWGRPARSTTVTTRGLFLSVATATSLIMTPTTTTTTITVMKVTLT; encoded by the exons ATGCAACAAAGGAAAAACTATGGCTTTAAAATTCAGCTGCTCATATTCCTGCTGATATTTTGGAAACACTGTAATTCCCAG atGCACAGTGAAGAAGACAACACGTCTCCAG AGGGCCCTGAAGCTGAAGGTGGTGCGTTCTTCGCCCTGCGGAGCTGCCACCAGATGCTGCAAGGCTACAGCGGCGAGTTCTTCTCCCCAGACTACCTCTGCTCCAACCCGCCTCTGTGGTGCAACTGGACCATTAAGGTGGATCCTGGGAAGAGGATCCATCTGCACCTGGAGGACCTGACCCCCGATGACACCTGCCACCTCAAACAGGACCAGGTCCACGTGGATGAGCCCGTCGGACTCTTTCCAGGTCACAAAGTCCTGCAGAAGTGTTGGAAGGAAGCCAAGTTCACGTCATTCTCAAACACTCTGTATGTGGTCCTGCTGATTGGGGGTCGACCCGGCTCACCCTACAGGGGCTTCACCGGACGCTACCAGGCGTTTGGACCACCGGTGTTTTACGACCCGCTGCAGGAGTTCACGctgagaaacaggaagttagaACCGTCTGCCGGAGCCAATGAATTTGAAATGAACCGAGAACATGTGGAGTCGGATTCACAAGATTATTCTCAAAGAGTAAATCCAGATCAGatttatgattattatgatcaacATGCAGACATGACGCCTGAGCTGCCCTGGGAGGAAAAGGAGCAGACAGACAATGAG cctTTATCATTTACTCAGGTGGATGAACATCAGCAGCGGGCCTTGGTGAACTACAGCCACATACATCCGATCACAGCCGGGCCTACAGTGCTGACATCCACACAGGAGAGCTCAAGATCAGGACGAGGTGCTGACTCTTCAGACCAGTCTGAACCGGCTGAGTCTTCACAGCACAACCAAATCAGTCAGCCCACCCGAACACCAACAACGATACAGATGAATATTGAGACAGATTCAAAACAGCCAGAAGAAGCTGCAGTGTCCGAGGAGGAGAACAGGAAGGTGGTCAGTGTGGCCTTGGaccagccccctcctccctctgaggGACCAGAACCAGAGGAGCCTGAGCCCACTCACCGTCACCCAAACATGGTGGAGCAGCTGTCCGACCACAGAGGAAACT ACAACAGTAGAAATCACTCTGAAATAGCACATCTTCCTGGTG ATCACCTGTTTGAGGTGGCTGTTGAAGTACATTTTCAGCAGGACTTGGAGGAGTCTTCGGAGAAGCTGTCCATGTCCCTCCAGCAACCAATAAAGGCTCTG GTCATCAAGAAGCTGGAGGCTCTGCACTCActgctgtctgtctcttttAAAAGAGTAAAAAG GATAAGTGTTGGGGCGCTGTGCATCCTCTGGCTGCAGATCAGACAGAGACCAGGGGATCTTCAGCTGCGCAGGGCAGTCGACTCTCTGCAGCAACTCACCACCACACCCATCAACATCAGAGGGAGAGCAGAGATTGGAGTCATCATGTCCATGTCGATTGCAG ATGTAAATGAGTGTGGGACTCAGCTGGTCATGTGTGACGTTAATGCAGACTGTAAGAACCACTTTGGTACATATGAATGCCGCTGCAGGTCCGGCTTTAGGGATGCATCCCGCGTTGGAACAGGAGGATCTGTCTGTGCAGATGTGAAGGAAGCAG CTGCCTCATCCTGTTGCTGTTGGGGGCGGCCGGCACGCTCTACCACCgtcaccaccagggggctttTCTTATCCGTTGCCACAGCAACATCTCTCATCATgaccccaacaacaacaacaacaaccatcacCGTCATGAAGGTGACCCTGACCTGA
- the zgc:66455 gene encoding uncharacterized protein zgc:66455 isoform X1 yields the protein MQQRKNYGFKIQLLIFLLIFWKHCNSQMHSEEDNTSPEGPEAEGGAFFALRSCHQMLQGYSGEFFSPDYLCSNPPLWCNWTIKVDPGKRIHLHLEDLTPDDTCHLKQDQVHVDEPVGLFPGHKVLQKCWKEAKFTSFSNTLYVVLLIGGRPGSPYRGFTGRYQAFGPPVFYDPLQEFTLRNRKLEPSAGANEFEMNREHVESDSQDYSQRVNPDQIYDYYDQHADMTPELPWEEKEQTDNEPLSFTQVDEHQQRALVNYSHIHPITAGPTVLTSTQESSRSGRGADSSDQSEPAESSQHNQISQPTRTPTTIQMNIETDSKQPEEAAVSEEENRKVVSVALDQPPPPSEGPEPEEPEPTHRHPNMVEQLSDHRGNYNSRNHSEIAHLPGDHLFEVAVEVHFQQDLEESSEKLSMSLQQPIKALVIKKLEALHSLLSVSFKRVKRISVGALCILWLQIRQRPGDLQLRRAVDSLQQLTTTPINIRGRAEIGVIMSMSIADVNECGTQLVMCDVNADCKNHFGTYECRCRSGFRDASRVGTGGSVCADVKEAGCSSGLSSETKVVYVLSFLLSCLILLLLGAAGTLYHRHHQGAFLIRCHSNISHHDPNNNNNNHHRHEGDPDLTPLPPPPPAWSFREGWPQVKECLPPVDLPLLRFSPLLQPDGYTEPQEGKKM from the exons ATGCAACAAAGGAAAAACTATGGCTTTAAAATTCAGCTGCTCATATTCCTGCTGATATTTTGGAAACACTGTAATTCCCAG atGCACAGTGAAGAAGACAACACGTCTCCAG AGGGCCCTGAAGCTGAAGGTGGTGCGTTCTTCGCCCTGCGGAGCTGCCACCAGATGCTGCAAGGCTACAGCGGCGAGTTCTTCTCCCCAGACTACCTCTGCTCCAACCCGCCTCTGTGGTGCAACTGGACCATTAAGGTGGATCCTGGGAAGAGGATCCATCTGCACCTGGAGGACCTGACCCCCGATGACACCTGCCACCTCAAACAGGACCAGGTCCACGTGGATGAGCCCGTCGGACTCTTTCCAGGTCACAAAGTCCTGCAGAAGTGTTGGAAGGAAGCCAAGTTCACGTCATTCTCAAACACTCTGTATGTGGTCCTGCTGATTGGGGGTCGACCCGGCTCACCCTACAGGGGCTTCACCGGACGCTACCAGGCGTTTGGACCACCGGTGTTTTACGACCCGCTGCAGGAGTTCACGctgagaaacaggaagttagaACCGTCTGCCGGAGCCAATGAATTTGAAATGAACCGAGAACATGTGGAGTCGGATTCACAAGATTATTCTCAAAGAGTAAATCCAGATCAGatttatgattattatgatcaacATGCAGACATGACGCCTGAGCTGCCCTGGGAGGAAAAGGAGCAGACAGACAATGAG cctTTATCATTTACTCAGGTGGATGAACATCAGCAGCGGGCCTTGGTGAACTACAGCCACATACATCCGATCACAGCCGGGCCTACAGTGCTGACATCCACACAGGAGAGCTCAAGATCAGGACGAGGTGCTGACTCTTCAGACCAGTCTGAACCGGCTGAGTCTTCACAGCACAACCAAATCAGTCAGCCCACCCGAACACCAACAACGATACAGATGAATATTGAGACAGATTCAAAACAGCCAGAAGAAGCTGCAGTGTCCGAGGAGGAGAACAGGAAGGTGGTCAGTGTGGCCTTGGaccagccccctcctccctctgaggGACCAGAACCAGAGGAGCCTGAGCCCACTCACCGTCACCCAAACATGGTGGAGCAGCTGTCCGACCACAGAGGAAACT ACAACAGTAGAAATCACTCTGAAATAGCACATCTTCCTGGTG ATCACCTGTTTGAGGTGGCTGTTGAAGTACATTTTCAGCAGGACTTGGAGGAGTCTTCGGAGAAGCTGTCCATGTCCCTCCAGCAACCAATAAAGGCTCTG GTCATCAAGAAGCTGGAGGCTCTGCACTCActgctgtctgtctcttttAAAAGAGTAAAAAG GATAAGTGTTGGGGCGCTGTGCATCCTCTGGCTGCAGATCAGACAGAGACCAGGGGATCTTCAGCTGCGCAGGGCAGTCGACTCTCTGCAGCAACTCACCACCACACCCATCAACATCAGAGGGAGAGCAGAGATTGGAGTCATCATGTCCATGTCGATTGCAG ATGTAAATGAGTGTGGGACTCAGCTGGTCATGTGTGACGTTAATGCAGACTGTAAGAACCACTTTGGTACATATGAATGCCGCTGCAGGTCCGGCTTTAGGGATGCATCCCGCGTTGGAACAGGAGGATCTGTCTGTGCAGATGTGAAGGAAGCAG gttgCAGCTCAGGTCTGTCCTCTGAGACTAAAGTTGTCTACGTGCTCTCCTTCCTGCTCAGCTGCCTCATCCTGTTGCTGTTGGGGGCGGCCGGCACGCTCTACCACCgtcaccaccagggggctttTCTTATCCGTTGCCACAGCAACATCTCTCATCATgaccccaacaacaacaacaacaaccatcacCGTCATGAAGGTGACCCTGACCTGACACCTCTGCCTCCTCCCCCGCCTGCCTGGAGCTTCAGGGAGGGTTGGCCTCAAGTGAAGGAGTGCCTCCCCCCTGTTGACCTGCCGCTCCTGCGGTTCAGCCCACTGCTGCAGCCGGACGGCTACACAGAGCCGCAGGAGGGCAAGAAGATGTGA
- the b3gnt2a gene encoding N-acetyllactosaminide beta-1,3-N-acetylglucosaminyltransferase 2a: protein MPVFRRKVSVLCVTITLNVFLCLLVVLSWNPKRDRSEKIRIPSKKFWRQQVLSKSFWNREQQRLDFFYNPVLNSVLSGGDSLVELPDWLNDTGPLDPCEPDPRVPAQISDYNSLPQRFQDFLLHMRCRTYPMLINQPHLCDEKPFLLLVVKSLIPHFDRRQAIRETWGRAGVVANQTVATIFLLGNTLSSDNFPDLLGMLNHEAALHKDLLQWDYRDTFFNLTVKEVLFLEWFSQNCPHAQFILKGDDDVFVNTLRIIELLQNISQSRAKDLFIGDVISNAGPHRNRKLKYFIPESVFAGQYPPYAGGGGYLYTGELALQLYNVSQQVVLYPIDDVYTGMCLKKLGLVPEKHSGFRTFGIEKKYRDNPCAYRSLMLVHSLTPQEMLRIWHWIIHPELHCQ from the coding sequence CCATCAAAGAAGTTTTGGCGCCAGCAGGTTCTGAGCAAATCCTTCTGGAACCGGGAGCAGCAGCGCCTGGACTTTTTTTACAACCCCGTCCTGAACTCTGTGCTTTCTGGAGGTGACTCTCTTGTCGAGCTGCCTGATTGGCTAAATGATACAGGGCCACTCGATCCTTGTGAGCCAGATCCCAGAGTCCCCGCGCAAATCTCGGACTACAACTCCCTGCCGCAGCGCTTCCAGGATTTTCTATTGCACATGCGCTGCAGGACATACCCCATGCTGATTAATCAACCACATTTGTGCGATGAGAAACCCTTCCTGCTTCTCGTTGTGAAGTCTCTGATCCCGCACTTTGACCGACGGCAGGCGATCAGAGAAACATGGGGCCGGGCGGGCGTCGTAGCCAACCAGACTGTGGCTACCATCTTCCTGCTAGGCAACACTTTATCTTCTGACAACTTCCCAGACCTCCTTGGGATGCTGAACCATGAGGCAGCTCTCCACAAAGACCTCCTCCAGTGGGACTACAGAGACACCTTCTTCAACCTCACAGTAAAGGAGGTCCTCTTCCTGGAGTGGTTCAGTCAAAACTGTCCCCATGCCCAGTTCATCCTCAAGGGGGACGATGACGTATTTGTGAACACATTACGGATTATTGAGCTCCTGCAGAACATTTCACAGAGCAGAGCTAAGGATCTTTTCATTGGGGATGTAATCAGTAACGCAGGTCCACATAGGAACCGGaaattaaagtattttataCCAGAGAGCGTGTTTGCGGGGCAATATCCGCCCtacgcaggaggaggaggttatCTATACACCGGAGAGTTAGCGCTTCAGCTTTACAATGTGTCTCAGCAGGTCGTATTATATCCCATAGATGATGTCTACACTGGGATGTGTCTGAAGAAGCTTGGTTTGGTTCCTGAGAAGCACTCAGGCTTCAGGACGTTTGGCATTGAGAAGAAGTACAGAGACAACCCGTGCGCGTACCGGAGCCTGATGCTGGTTCACAGCCTGACGCCTCAGGAGATGCTGAGGATATGGCATTGGATTATCCATCCTGAGCTGCACTGCCAGTGA